One Carassius auratus strain Wakin chromosome 44, ASM336829v1, whole genome shotgun sequence genomic window carries:
- the LOC113062287 gene encoding stathmin domain-containing protein 1-like isoform X3 encodes MVGLIQTYNGSRRHSTPPAPSFSDRISLKLSGSRCYYRPISGNFIGWSETLEVVVAQGGSRGDSAVSKMTTDSGVSLDAAEPSVLPGSVPRMLPPLQAQSPGLAQQSEERPESSEILEQLLVQGIIPAQPRQGGSGEAYDIMMDDAEKPKRRPPARLESLKIRKEQEVTRKEDIEMKMRQVEERRKLRLAETSVLGERAGPETQVED; translated from the exons ATGGTTGGTCTCATCCAAACTTACAACGGATCCAGAAGACACTCCACTCCGCCAGCGCCGAGTTTCTCTGACAGAATTTCGCTGAAGTTGAGTGGGTCGAGATGTTATTACCGCCCTATTTCTGGCAACTTCATTGGCTGG AGCGAAACTCTGGAGGTTGTTGTGGCTCAGGGAGGCTCTCGTGGTGACTCTGCAGTGTCCAAAATGACCACAGATAGCGGGGTCAGTCTTGATGCAGCAGAGCCATCGGTTCTACCTGGATCTGTACCTAGAATGCTGCCACCGCTACAAG CCCAGAGTCCTGGACTGGCCCAGCAAAGTGAAGAGAGGCCTGAGTCCAGTGAGATCCTGGAGCAACTGCTGGTTCAAGGAATAATTCCAGCTCAGCCAAGACAGGGAGGAAGTGGGGAAGCCTACGACATCATG ATGGATGATGCTGAGAAGCCAAAGAGAAGGCCACCCGCTCGGCTAGAGTCACTGAAAATTCGCAAAGAACAAGAAGTCACCAGAAAGGAAGACATTGAGATGAAGATGAGACAAGTGGAGGAGAGGAGAAAG CTGCGATTAGCTGAAACATCTGTTTTAGGAGAAAGAGCAGGACCTGAAACACAGGTTGAGGATTAA
- the LOC113062285 gene encoding phosphatidylserine synthase 1-like isoform X2, whose amino-acid sequence MRPTMAPNQGSRMLSKDDANYKLHFRMINEQQVEDITIDFFYKPHTITLLTLTVVSIMYFAFTRDDGDSDNNLRVGLLLVGSFFLVISVLAFPNGPFTRPHPVIWRMVFGLSVLYFLFLVFLIFLNWDQVKVLLYWLDPNLRYATREADVMEYAINCHVITWERIRSHFDIFAFGHFWGWAMKALLIRSYGLCWTISITWELTELFFMHLLPNFAECWWDQVILDILLCNGGGIWLGMTVCRFLEMRTYHWASIKDIHTTTGKLKRAVLQFTPASWTYVRWFDPKSSFQRVAGIYLFMIVWQLTELNTFFLKHIFVFQASHPLSWCRILFIGIITAPTVRQYYAYLTDTQCKRVGTQCWVFGAIAFLEALACIKFGQDLFSKTQVLYVVLWLLCLAFITLLCLYGMIWYEQNYGRRLKNIADCDDSTIIDTYDNILETSKEKNSSSNSTSSRRRKGGSGKNKTINGTSGKK is encoded by the exons ATGAGACCAACCATGGCGCCCAATCAGGGTTCCAGGATGCTCAGTAAAGATGACGCGAATTATAAACTTCACTTTCGGATGATAAACGAGCAACAGGTGGAGGATATCACCATCGATTTCTTCTACAAACCGCATACCATTACTTTACTGACGCTCACCGTTGTCAGCATAATGTACTTTGCGTTTACGAG GGATGATGGTGATTCTGATAATAACCTGCGTGTGGGTCTGCTGCTGGTTGGCTCCTTCTTTCTTGTTATCAGTGTTCTTGCCTTCCCCAACG GTCCTTTCACAAGACCTCATCCTGTTATATGGCGCATGGTTTTTG GTCTCAGTGTCCTTTACTTCCTCTTCCTGGTGTTCCTCATCTTCCTGAATTGGGATCAAGTGAAGGTGCTGTTGTATTGGCTGGACCCCAATCTACGTTACGCCACACGAGAAGCAGATGTCATG GAGTATGCCATAAACTGTCACGTGATTACATGGGAACGCATCCGgagtcattttgacatttttgcctTTGGTCATTTCTGGGGCTGGGCAATGAAAGCTCTACTCATCCGCAGCTACGGCCTCTGCTGGACCATCAGCATCACATGGGAGCTCACAGAg TTGTTCTTCATGCACCTCCTGCCAAACTTTGCAGAGTGCTGGTGGGATCAAGTCATTCTTGACATCCTATTGTGCAACGGAGGGGGCATTTGGCTTGGCATGACTGTGTGTCGCTTTTTAGAGATGCGTACCTATCACTGGGCCAGTATCAA GGATATCCACACCACCACAGGCAAGCTGAAACGGGCTGTTTTGCAGTTCACTCCGGCCAGCTGGACGTATGTGCGCTGGTTTGACCCCAAATCCTCTTTTCAGAGGGTGGCTGGAATCTACCTCTTCATGATAGTATGGCAG CTCACAGAATTGAACACATTTTTCCTGAAGCATATCTTCGTATTCCAGGCCTCTCATCCTCTCAGCTGGTGCCGGATCCTCTTCATTGGGATCATCACTGCCCCCACAGTTCG GCAATACTATGCATATCTAACAGACACCCAGTGCAAAAGAGTAGGAACACAGTGTTGGGTGTTTGg GGCCATTGCTTTCCTGGAAGCTCTGGCTTGTATCAAATTTGGACAAGACTTGTTCTCTAAAACACAGGTTCTTTATGTTGTCCTTTGGCTTTTGTGTTTG GCTTTTATTACTTTACTCTGTCTGTATGGAATGATTTGGTACGAGCAGAATTATGGGAGGAGACTGAAG AACATTGCAGACTGTGACGACAGCACCATTATTGACACGTATGACAACATTCTTGAAACTTCCAAAG AGAAGAACTCCAGTAGTAATTCCACTTCATCAAGGAGAAGAAAAGGAGGctctggaaaaaacaaaacaatcaatggAACAAGCGGCAAGAAGTGA
- the LOC113062287 gene encoding stathmin domain-containing protein 1-like isoform X1, translating to MVGLIQTYNGSRRHSTPPAPSFSDRISLKLSGSRCYYRPISGNFIGWSETLEVVVAQGGSRGDSAVSKMTTDSGVSLDAAEPSVLPGSVPRMLPPLQAQSPGLAQQSEERPESSEILEQLLVQGIIPAQPRQGGSGEAYDIMMDDAEKPKRRPPARLESLKIRKEQEVTRKEDIEMKMRQVEERRKEKEQDLKHRLRIKSARPRVTAPVTAEGELDPTELLHSEQLPVPTRTKHLQMPINGESGHLRLTDSPELENDSSSRLQQTEGTDEGF from the exons ATGGTTGGTCTCATCCAAACTTACAACGGATCCAGAAGACACTCCACTCCGCCAGCGCCGAGTTTCTCTGACAGAATTTCGCTGAAGTTGAGTGGGTCGAGATGTTATTACCGCCCTATTTCTGGCAACTTCATTGGCTGG AGCGAAACTCTGGAGGTTGTTGTGGCTCAGGGAGGCTCTCGTGGTGACTCTGCAGTGTCCAAAATGACCACAGATAGCGGGGTCAGTCTTGATGCAGCAGAGCCATCGGTTCTACCTGGATCTGTACCTAGAATGCTGCCACCGCTACAAG CCCAGAGTCCTGGACTGGCCCAGCAAAGTGAAGAGAGGCCTGAGTCCAGTGAGATCCTGGAGCAACTGCTGGTTCAAGGAATAATTCCAGCTCAGCCAAGACAGGGAGGAAGTGGGGAAGCCTACGACATCATG ATGGATGATGCTGAGAAGCCAAAGAGAAGGCCACCCGCTCGGCTAGAGTCACTGAAAATTCGCAAAGAACAAGAAGTCACCAGAAAGGAAGACATTGAGATGAAGATGAGACAAGTGGAGGAGAGGAGAAAG GAGAAAGAGCAGGACCTGAAACACAGGTTGAGGATTAAATCAGCGCGGCCGCGTGTCACTGCCCCAGTGACTGCAGAGGGGGAACTCGACCCCACGGAACTGCTCCATTCTGAACAGCTTCCTGTCCCAACCAGAACCAAACACCTACAGATGCCAATCAATGGAGAGTCTGGGCACCTGAGGCTTACTGATTCCCCAGAACTGGAAAATGACTCCAGCTCCAGACTCCAACAGACTGAAGGCACAGATGAGGGATTTTAG
- the LOC113062287 gene encoding stathmin domain-containing protein 1-like isoform X2: MGCGSSKITVVEPVKPNSLNGNESETLEVVVAQGGSRGDSAVSKMTTDSGVSLDAAEPSVLPGSVPRMLPPLQAQSPGLAQQSEERPESSEILEQLLVQGIIPAQPRQGGSGEAYDIMMDDAEKPKRRPPARLESLKIRKEQEVTRKEDIEMKMRQVEERRKEKEQDLKHRLRIKSARPRVTAPVTAEGELDPTELLHSEQLPVPTRTKHLQMPINGESGHLRLTDSPELENDSSSRLQQTEGTDEGF, translated from the exons ATGGGCTGTGGGAGCTCCAAAATCACGGTGGTTGAACCCGTGAAACCGAACAGTCTGAACGGAAATGAG AGCGAAACTCTGGAGGTTGTTGTGGCTCAGGGAGGCTCTCGTGGTGACTCTGCAGTGTCCAAAATGACCACAGATAGCGGGGTCAGTCTTGATGCAGCAGAGCCATCGGTTCTACCTGGATCTGTACCTAGAATGCTGCCACCGCTACAAG CCCAGAGTCCTGGACTGGCCCAGCAAAGTGAAGAGAGGCCTGAGTCCAGTGAGATCCTGGAGCAACTGCTGGTTCAAGGAATAATTCCAGCTCAGCCAAGACAGGGAGGAAGTGGGGAAGCCTACGACATCATG ATGGATGATGCTGAGAAGCCAAAGAGAAGGCCACCCGCTCGGCTAGAGTCACTGAAAATTCGCAAAGAACAAGAAGTCACCAGAAAGGAAGACATTGAGATGAAGATGAGACAAGTGGAGGAGAGGAGAAAG GAGAAAGAGCAGGACCTGAAACACAGGTTGAGGATTAAATCAGCGCGGCCGCGTGTCACTGCCCCAGTGACTGCAGAGGGGGAACTCGACCCCACGGAACTGCTCCATTCTGAACAGCTTCCTGTCCCAACCAGAACCAAACACCTACAGATGCCAATCAATGGAGAGTCTGGGCACCTGAGGCTTACTGATTCCCCAGAACTGGAAAATGACTCCAGCTCCAGACTCCAACAGACTGAAGGCACAGATGAGGGATTTTAG
- the LOC113062285 gene encoding phosphatidylserine synthase 1-like isoform X1 produces MRPTMAPNQGSRMLSKDDANYKLHFRMINEQQVEDITIDFFYKPHTITLLTLTVVSIMYFAFTRDDGDSDNNLRVGLLLVGSFFLVISVLAFPNGPFTRPHPVIWRMVFGLSVLYFLFLVFLIFLNWDQVKVLLYWLDPNLRYATREADVMEYAINCHVITWERIRSHFDIFAFGHFWGWAMKALLIRSYGLCWTISITWELTELFFMHLLPNFAECWWDQVILDILLCNGGGIWLGMTVCRFLEMRTYHWASIKDIHTTTGKLKRAVLQFTPASWTYVRWFDPKSSFQRVAGIYLFMIVWQLTELNTFFLKHIFVFQASHPLSWCRILFIGIITAPTVRQYYAYLTDTQCKRVGTQCWVFGAIAFLEALACIKFGQDLFSKTQVLYVVLWLLCLAFITLLCLYGMIWYEQNYGRRLKNIADCDDSTIIDTYDNILETSKAEKNSSSNSTSSRRRKGGSGKNKTINGTSGKK; encoded by the exons ATGAGACCAACCATGGCGCCCAATCAGGGTTCCAGGATGCTCAGTAAAGATGACGCGAATTATAAACTTCACTTTCGGATGATAAACGAGCAACAGGTGGAGGATATCACCATCGATTTCTTCTACAAACCGCATACCATTACTTTACTGACGCTCACCGTTGTCAGCATAATGTACTTTGCGTTTACGAG GGATGATGGTGATTCTGATAATAACCTGCGTGTGGGTCTGCTGCTGGTTGGCTCCTTCTTTCTTGTTATCAGTGTTCTTGCCTTCCCCAACG GTCCTTTCACAAGACCTCATCCTGTTATATGGCGCATGGTTTTTG GTCTCAGTGTCCTTTACTTCCTCTTCCTGGTGTTCCTCATCTTCCTGAATTGGGATCAAGTGAAGGTGCTGTTGTATTGGCTGGACCCCAATCTACGTTACGCCACACGAGAAGCAGATGTCATG GAGTATGCCATAAACTGTCACGTGATTACATGGGAACGCATCCGgagtcattttgacatttttgcctTTGGTCATTTCTGGGGCTGGGCAATGAAAGCTCTACTCATCCGCAGCTACGGCCTCTGCTGGACCATCAGCATCACATGGGAGCTCACAGAg TTGTTCTTCATGCACCTCCTGCCAAACTTTGCAGAGTGCTGGTGGGATCAAGTCATTCTTGACATCCTATTGTGCAACGGAGGGGGCATTTGGCTTGGCATGACTGTGTGTCGCTTTTTAGAGATGCGTACCTATCACTGGGCCAGTATCAA GGATATCCACACCACCACAGGCAAGCTGAAACGGGCTGTTTTGCAGTTCACTCCGGCCAGCTGGACGTATGTGCGCTGGTTTGACCCCAAATCCTCTTTTCAGAGGGTGGCTGGAATCTACCTCTTCATGATAGTATGGCAG CTCACAGAATTGAACACATTTTTCCTGAAGCATATCTTCGTATTCCAGGCCTCTCATCCTCTCAGCTGGTGCCGGATCCTCTTCATTGGGATCATCACTGCCCCCACAGTTCG GCAATACTATGCATATCTAACAGACACCCAGTGCAAAAGAGTAGGAACACAGTGTTGGGTGTTTGg GGCCATTGCTTTCCTGGAAGCTCTGGCTTGTATCAAATTTGGACAAGACTTGTTCTCTAAAACACAGGTTCTTTATGTTGTCCTTTGGCTTTTGTGTTTG GCTTTTATTACTTTACTCTGTCTGTATGGAATGATTTGGTACGAGCAGAATTATGGGAGGAGACTGAAG AACATTGCAGACTGTGACGACAGCACCATTATTGACACGTATGACAACATTCTTGAAACTTCCAAAG CAGAGAAGAACTCCAGTAGTAATTCCACTTCATCAAGGAGAAGAAAAGGAGGctctggaaaaaacaaaacaatcaatggAACAAGCGGCAAGAAGTGA